In Dyadobacter sp. NIV53, a single window of DNA contains:
- a CDS encoding type I restriction-modification system subunit M N-terminal domain-containing protein, which produces MWSIADLLRGDYKQSDYGKVVLQLPLNFTIHIYQNPF; this is translated from the coding sequence ATCTGGTCCATAGCGGATTTATTAAGAGGCGATTACAAACAGAGTGACTATGGTAAAGTGGTATTGCAGCTTCCGTTGAATTTCACCATCCATATTTATCAAAACCCATTTTAA
- a CDS encoding SGNH/GDSL hydrolase family protein, producing the protein MKKFLLFAVLILLTLASAPRKITWVAIGDSITYLNDHQDETGNRLTKGYLTLITEKYPRVQYINQGHNGWTSINIADHIDSLGLVKADVYTVFLGTNDWWQGKPVGTISDYEQHTGTGTVYGAFRIITDKLKDLNKKARIILMTPLQRGDFVYINNIKNNAYGSYRKKKEQDLEEFANAVIEIGKLEKFPVADLYHDSGITPENMVNFKRLKDPQTGKYENYTYPGYTAVPFDPENDEYPYPVEAINMTYDGLHPSDKGNVVIAGLLAGKWKGLR; encoded by the coding sequence ATGAAAAAATTTCTTCTGTTTGCTGTTTTAATACTTTTAACCCTTGCTTCCGCACCGCGAAAAATTACCTGGGTTGCTATCGGCGATTCTATTACCTACCTCAATGACCATCAGGATGAAACGGGCAACAGGCTTACCAAAGGATACCTGACTTTGATAACAGAAAAATATCCCCGTGTTCAGTATATCAATCAGGGGCACAACGGCTGGACTTCCATCAACATTGCCGATCATATTGATTCGCTCGGATTGGTAAAAGCGGATGTTTACACTGTGTTCCTGGGCACTAACGACTGGTGGCAGGGAAAACCGGTAGGTACCATTTCGGATTATGAACAGCATACCGGAACAGGTACAGTTTACGGGGCGTTCAGGATCATTACTGATAAATTAAAAGATCTCAATAAAAAGGCCCGGATCATTTTGATGACGCCCTTACAGCGTGGTGATTTTGTGTATATCAATAATATCAAAAACAATGCTTACGGATCGTACCGGAAGAAGAAAGAACAGGATCTGGAAGAGTTTGCGAATGCTGTTATTGAAATAGGCAAACTGGAAAAATTTCCCGTTGCAGACCTTTACCATGACAGCGGCATTACGCCTGAAAACATGGTGAATTTCAAAAGACTGAAAGACCCGCAAACCGGCAAATACGAAAATTACACCTACCCGGGTTACACAGCCGTCCCTTTCGATCCGGAAAATGACGAATATCCATATCCTGTTGAAGCAATAAACATGACCTACGACGGTTTGCATCCTTCGGACAAGGGAAATGTTGTGATTGCCGGGTTGCTGGCCGGGAAATGGAAGGGGTTGAGGTAG
- a CDS encoding vWA domain-containing protein: MEKKHQVHNLIILDESGSMASVRETVIQGFNEIVQTVKGIEKEFPEQEHFISLISFNGLGNKLLHFIDPASKLTEIDDKRYLPDASTPLYDAMGFALTKLRQTLEHQTNYNVLVTILTDGEENASREYSGNDIKSLVEELKLNRWTFTYIGTDHDVTKAALSISITNTIKFEKNDEAMKDMFQSEKKPERCIATKYGIRKILVGVFMIRIRGK, from the coding sequence ATGGAAAAGAAACATCAGGTTCACAACTTAATTATCCTGGATGAAAGCGGTTCAATGGCTTCGGTCAGGGAAACGGTCATTCAGGGATTCAATGAAATTGTTCAGACCGTGAAAGGCATTGAAAAGGAATTTCCGGAGCAGGAACATTTTATTTCGCTGATCTCCTTCAACGGACTGGGAAACAAGCTGCTGCATTTTATAGATCCGGCCAGCAAACTGACAGAAATAGATGACAAGCGGTACCTTCCCGATGCTTCGACACCATTGTATGATGCCATGGGATTTGCATTAACCAAACTCCGGCAAACACTTGAACACCAGACAAACTATAACGTGCTTGTTACGATCCTGACCGACGGCGAAGAAAACGCTTCCAGGGAATATTCGGGAAATGACATCAAAAGTTTGGTGGAAGAACTGAAACTGAACCGCTGGACATTCACCTACATCGGCACGGATCATGACGTTACCAAAGCTGCTTTATCCATTTCGATTACCAATACCATAAAGTTTGAGAAAAATGATGAAGCCATGAAGGATATGTTTCAATCCGAAAAAAAGCCAGAACGATGTATAGCAACAAAATACGGAATAAGGAAGATACTGGTGGGGGTTTTTATGATAAGGATTCGGGGGAAATAG
- a CDS encoding GNAT family N-acetyltransferase, with product MNDFYQILDNPVWNALQTTHKNYAKGTSTIQKYPADMLQILGCENPAAAKLEEIEPWMSPGEKLFMVGELAPLPAGWNIYNKIECVQMVCEKTLFPSGSEIDIISLNEKDNEEMLALINQVQPGYFHHNTRLSGRYFGIRHDNKLIAMAGERLCMTGFTEISAVCTHPSYTGKGYARQLVAHITHTNLSEGKLPFLHFVTTNIRARKIYELLGFTERRLIPFWGLTYLNTDKPAG from the coding sequence ATGAATGATTTTTACCAAATATTAGATAATCCGGTATGGAATGCTTTGCAGACCACACATAAAAACTACGCAAAAGGAACAAGTACAATACAAAAATATCCGGCAGATATGCTTCAGATACTGGGCTGCGAAAATCCTGCTGCTGCAAAACTCGAAGAAATAGAGCCATGGATGTCACCGGGAGAAAAATTATTTATGGTAGGTGAACTGGCGCCACTTCCGGCCGGCTGGAATATTTACAACAAAATTGAATGTGTTCAAATGGTATGTGAGAAAACACTTTTTCCCTCTGGTTCTGAAATTGATATTATTTCGCTCAATGAAAAAGACAATGAAGAAATGCTTGCATTGATCAATCAGGTACAACCCGGTTATTTCCATCATAACACGCGCTTATCAGGCAGATATTTTGGGATCAGACATGATAACAAATTGATTGCAATGGCTGGTGAGCGCCTCTGTATGACTGGTTTTACAGAGATCAGTGCGGTTTGTACCCATCCTTCATATACCGGAAAAGGATATGCCCGACAACTGGTTGCTCACATTACCCATACAAATCTGAGCGAAGGGAAATTACCCTTTTTGCATTTTGTAACCACGAATATCCGCGCCAGAAAAATTTATGAACTACTTGGATTTACAGAAAGGAGGCTTATTCCTTTCTGGGGCCTTACCTACCTGAACACGGATAAACCCGCCGGATAA
- a CDS encoding YafY family protein, which translates to MAVNKNAQTRYRVLDKCFSNPVKKYFIQDLIEAIEKVLLEIDPDSNGIKRRQVEEDMKYMESAEGWEIPLDRLKDGKRKYFRYSDIHFSIDKQPLNQAELEQIKSAMHILSRFQGMPQFEWVHELSPKLEQAFLLEKNTETIISFDNNRYLTGIEYLGRLFHDILYKRPLSIQYQPYKLDKLTEYVIHPYYLKQYNNRWFLFGLHNDYKKITNLALDRIAGISQIEIPFIPNTICDFNEYFEDIIGVTKYEHVEVQKIILAFDKQIAPYILSKPLHESQKLVSHDEELIISIEVIPNYELESMILSFGDRVRVLAPEGFRNVIAERLKMGFDKYGW; encoded by the coding sequence ATGGCCGTAAATAAAAATGCCCAAACCAGGTACCGTGTTTTAGACAAGTGTTTCTCCAATCCTGTGAAAAAGTATTTTATCCAGGATTTGATCGAAGCCATAGAAAAAGTATTACTGGAAATAGATCCGGACAGCAATGGTATAAAAAGGCGGCAGGTGGAAGAGGATATGAAGTATATGGAAAGTGCAGAAGGCTGGGAAATTCCGCTGGATCGTTTGAAAGATGGTAAAAGAAAATATTTCCGGTATAGTGACATACATTTTTCGATTGATAAACAGCCGCTTAACCAGGCCGAGCTTGAACAGATAAAATCGGCCATGCATATTCTGTCACGCTTTCAGGGCATGCCCCAGTTTGAGTGGGTACATGAGCTATCTCCAAAACTGGAACAGGCATTTTTGCTGGAAAAGAATACGGAAACGATCATCAGTTTTGATAATAACCGGTATCTGACCGGAATAGAATATCTGGGCCGGCTATTCCACGATATTTTGTACAAACGCCCGTTAAGCATTCAATATCAGCCTTATAAGCTTGACAAATTAACAGAATACGTCATTCACCCGTATTATTTAAAGCAGTATAATAACCGGTGGTTCCTGTTCGGGTTACACAACGATTATAAGAAAATCACAAACCTGGCACTGGACAGAATTGCCGGTATTTCGCAAATAGAGATTCCGTTTATTCCAAATACAATTTGTGATTTTAATGAATATTTTGAAGACATTATAGGAGTTACAAAGTATGAGCATGTTGAGGTCCAAAAAATAATTCTGGCTTTTGATAAGCAGATTGCTCCTTACATTTTGTCCAAGCCACTGCATGAATCACAAAAGCTGGTGTCTCACGATGAGGAATTAATCATATCCATTGAAGTAATTCCAAATTATGAACTGGAAAGCATGATCCTGTCTTTTGGTGACCGGGTCAGGGTTTTGGCGCCGGAAGGGTTTCGGAATGTAATTGCTGAAAGGCTTAAAATGGGTTTTGATAAATATGGATGGTGA
- a CDS encoding DUF6152 family protein: protein MKYLKNASLILTLLLCVSFTVLHHGWADYDQTKPQDFKTTIEESIYENPHVLAKVKYKKEMYTVFLAPTSRMTDRGLTADMIKKGTEVRLVAYPHKTKKGEMRAERIFVGGEKYELR, encoded by the coding sequence ATGAAATATCTAAAAAACGCATCACTGATATTGACATTACTGCTCTGTGTTTCATTTACTGTCTTACACCACGGCTGGGCAGATTACGATCAGACCAAACCCCAGGATTTTAAAACAACCATTGAGGAATCAATTTATGAAAATCCGCATGTGCTGGCGAAGGTAAAATACAAAAAGGAAATGTATACCGTTTTTCTTGCTCCTACAAGCCGCATGACGGATCGGGGGCTGACTGCTGATATGATCAAAAAAGGAACGGAAGTAAGATTAGTTGCTTATCCGCACAAAACGAAAAAAGGAGAAATGCGTGCCGAAAGAATATTTGTAGGCGGCGAAAAATATGAATTGCGTTAA
- a CDS encoding beta-L-arabinofuranosidase domain-containing protein, with protein sequence MIRIVTFLTCFVCFAIISIAQVPAKKQKNKTTVQAALRQNTYQQLSLGAIKPQGWLREMLVRQKNGATGNLDELYPLVMDQRNGWLGGDGDQWERGPYWIDGLLPLAYLLDDKELIAKTKPWVEWAINSQQPDGYFGPSKDYPNEPGLQRDNSRDWWPKMVMLKILKQYYSATKDQRVIKLMTNYFRYQLKELPAKPLDHWTYWAKFRAGDNLMVVYWLYDMTGDKFLLELGDLLHKQTYDYTNAFLNTDLLSKQGSIHCVNLAQGIKEPLIYYQQHPEQKYVNAVKKGFADLDKYNGMAHGLYGGDEALHGNNPTQGSELCSAVEMMFTLESALEITGDVDFADRLEKIAFNALPAQVTDDYTGRQYFQQANQVMATRQVRNFADNHGGTDLCYGLLSGYPCCTSNMHQGWPKFTQNLWFTTEDKGVAALVYSPSEVTAKVAGGTDITFKEETNYPFEETIKFTLGMGEKSKQVTFPFHLRIPAWCKEGVIKINGEVFQKAGTSQIVKINRLWKSGDVVELELPMHIFKNRWYENSMSVERGPITYALKIGEEMKKVNNDKDPVDYGKFYHEVRPNTPWNYGLFNVADNKLNTFYTIEKKTGVAEYPWNLENAPILMKTKAKRIPSWKLYNEMTGPVPFSSIYNMEVSAEEEEITLVPYGCTKLRISQFPVIGNKE encoded by the coding sequence ATGATCCGAATCGTTACTTTTTTGACCTGTTTCGTTTGTTTTGCAATCATTTCAATAGCACAGGTTCCTGCCAAAAAACAAAAAAACAAGACAACTGTCCAGGCCGCTTTACGACAAAATACTTACCAGCAATTATCGCTTGGTGCTATTAAGCCCCAAGGCTGGCTGAGGGAAATGCTTGTACGCCAAAAAAATGGTGCAACCGGCAATCTGGATGAACTATATCCTTTGGTAATGGACCAGCGGAACGGATGGCTTGGCGGTGATGGCGACCAATGGGAACGAGGACCGTACTGGATTGACGGTTTGCTGCCTCTTGCTTACCTTCTGGATGATAAGGAACTGATCGCAAAAACAAAACCCTGGGTGGAGTGGGCGATCAACAGTCAGCAGCCCGACGGATATTTTGGCCCTTCAAAAGATTATCCGAACGAGCCCGGATTACAGCGGGACAACAGCCGGGACTGGTGGCCGAAAATGGTCATGCTGAAAATTTTAAAACAATATTATTCTGCGACGAAAGATCAAAGGGTTATTAAACTGATGACGAATTATTTTCGGTACCAGCTGAAAGAACTTCCCGCAAAACCGCTCGACCACTGGACGTATTGGGCGAAGTTCCGCGCAGGCGATAACCTGATGGTCGTTTACTGGCTTTATGATATGACCGGCGATAAATTTTTGCTGGAACTGGGCGACCTGCTTCACAAACAGACTTATGATTATACGAATGCCTTTTTAAATACAGATTTGCTGTCAAAACAAGGCAGTATTCATTGTGTCAATCTGGCGCAGGGAATAAAAGAGCCTCTTATATATTACCAGCAGCATCCTGAACAAAAGTATGTAAACGCTGTTAAAAAAGGATTTGCCGACCTGGATAAATACAACGGAATGGCACATGGCCTGTATGGCGGCGACGAAGCTTTGCATGGCAATAATCCAACCCAGGGCTCAGAATTATGCAGTGCCGTGGAAATGATGTTTACACTTGAAAGTGCGCTTGAAATTACCGGTGACGTCGACTTTGCTGACCGTTTGGAAAAGATTGCATTCAATGCTTTGCCGGCTCAGGTGACCGATGATTATACCGGGCGGCAGTATTTTCAGCAGGCGAACCAGGTAATGGCAACGCGCCAGGTACGGAATTTCGCCGATAACCACGGCGGTACTGACCTTTGCTATGGGTTGCTTTCAGGATATCCTTGCTGCACTTCCAACATGCATCAGGGCTGGCCAAAATTTACCCAGAACCTTTGGTTTACAACGGAGGATAAGGGTGTGGCTGCTTTGGTTTATTCCCCAAGTGAAGTTACCGCAAAAGTGGCCGGCGGTACTGACATTACTTTCAAGGAAGAGACGAACTATCCTTTTGAGGAAACGATAAAATTTACACTGGGTATGGGTGAAAAATCAAAACAGGTCACTTTTCCTTTCCATCTGCGTATTCCTGCGTGGTGTAAGGAAGGCGTTATAAAGATCAACGGAGAAGTATTTCAGAAAGCCGGAACAAGCCAGATCGTGAAAATTAACCGCTTATGGAAATCCGGCGATGTGGTGGAACTGGAATTGCCGATGCATATATTTAAAAACAGGTGGTACGAAAATTCCATGTCAGTTGAACGTGGGCCGATCACTTACGCGCTCAAAATAGGGGAGGAAATGAAAAAAGTGAACAACGATAAGGACCCTGTTGATTATGGAAAGTTTTATCATGAAGTCCGCCCGAACACACCATGGAATTATGGCCTGTTCAATGTCGCGGATAATAAACTGAATACATTTTATACTATTGAAAAGAAAACAGGAGTTGCTGAGTATCCATGGAATCTGGAAAATGCACCCATTCTGATGAAAACGAAAGCGAAACGTATTCCTTCATGGAAATTATATAACGAAATGACCGGACCGGTTCCATTCAGCTCGATCTACAATATGGAAGTTTCTGCCGAGGAAGAAGAAATCACGCTTGTGCCTTACGGCTGTACTAAATTACGTATCTCGCAATTTCCGGTTATTGGCAATAAGGAGTAA
- a CDS encoding S8 family serine peptidase: MMKHFRPPVLPGFLLLVFIVVLSSVSLKAQRQIIARPQSTQKFDKPISGQYIVVYKNTDALNAPLTATSNYKERQQFMQKYANATLSKNNISGKKILQVYETALKGFVVNGLTSADVSQLGKDSQIAYIEPDRPVYLNETNSPEPLEIASGCSGPSVVFNGADHAAGLASFGSAAFVSGVAVIANTNGCTPISNAVSGKVAVIDRGTCSYVDKALSAQSSGAIAVIIVNNIAGEAPGMTGTNNAITIPVMSLSLADGNLLKAAIGSGVTEVSLDRRIPTATGPQCTPWGITRVAGGLPAITGRRAWIIDSGIDLTHPDLNVSTTFGAYFIGTSTNDQNGHGTHVAGIIGAKDNGFGVIGVAAGVEVVPVRVFPASGGSAYSVIIAGVNYAAAHAGPNDVVNMSLGGDPSFAIEDAVRNLSDICKVVLAAGNDAKNANFTSPARVNKANIYTVSAMDINGTLASFSNFGNSPVDFSAPGVNVASCFLNGTYAYLSGTSMATPHVTGILLLGSICGTTRVTGDPDGKPDLIAKVYDAADDVDKDGDTFSACSGDPDDFDATVYPGAAEICDGKDNNDDGQIDEGTVCCPEGNSGTLYVNAGATGSNTGTSWTNAFTTLQSAISAAKYCGQITQIWVAKGSYYPATDALDNTNPVDQRTKTFQMKNNLAIYGGFDGTEEPGYNLALRNFVTNETVLSGDIQQDDDFSNNVYNVVLNLPSSGESINASAVLDGFVILGGYADKLVNDELSFPSAYGGGIFNFGSDATITNCIFYSNIAYLGGAVENQSSNTELKNCWFLGNYALLYGGGMENQSSSPRLINCSFLQNGAEYGAGMINGGLSGPTLINCSFSGNGPNSAGGAMYNYASSTPIIRNSILWGNIQEIVSEAGSDAIVYYSIVEGGWSGPGSDNSSVDPRFVSQPVEGSSDIGDISLLACSPAINAGDPSTPSQIAGNLDLAGNNRFFGGGIDIGAYEFQGAPFQVSIAADPGLNINTGGSTTLTASGADAYLWSTMQTTAAITVTPAEATEYSVTGVSGTCSMVVTATVSVGPLPVSLISFSAKKQLNGSVKIDWVTANEVDNAHFILERSKDLKNIESIAKVNPDANAAATHSYNYTDELPYQGTSYYRLKQVDLNGHTTGYTWVSIVIDRTYAVFPNPVKNDQFQLSLDEPENAVLKFYSVDGHVAPLQIIRREAGLMELKLQKKSPPGVYLLKVEERGIIRNYRLVVE; the protein is encoded by the coding sequence ATGATGAAACATTTCCGGCCTCCGGTTCTCCCGGGTTTTCTACTGCTCGTTTTTATTGTTGTACTTAGCAGTGTAAGTTTAAAAGCGCAGCGCCAGATCATAGCACGCCCGCAATCAACACAAAAATTCGACAAACCAATTTCCGGCCAGTACATTGTTGTGTACAAAAACACTGATGCATTGAATGCCCCTTTGACTGCAACTTCAAACTATAAGGAGCGTCAGCAGTTCATGCAAAAATATGCCAATGCCACATTATCAAAAAACAATATTTCAGGTAAGAAGATCCTTCAGGTGTATGAGACAGCACTAAAAGGTTTCGTCGTAAATGGCCTGACAAGTGCAGATGTCAGCCAGCTCGGCAAGGATAGCCAGATCGCATACATCGAACCTGACAGGCCTGTATATTTAAATGAGACCAATAGCCCGGAGCCGCTTGAGATAGCGTCAGGATGTTCGGGACCATCAGTCGTTTTTAACGGTGCAGATCACGCGGCAGGTCTGGCATCATTCGGCTCGGCGGCTTTTGTCAGCGGTGTAGCCGTTATAGCGAACACAAATGGCTGTACACCCATATCGAATGCAGTATCAGGCAAAGTTGCGGTTATAGACCGTGGCACATGCAGTTACGTGGATAAAGCACTCAGTGCTCAGTCAAGCGGAGCCATTGCTGTTATTATTGTAAACAATATTGCCGGAGAAGCGCCGGGTATGACTGGCACCAACAATGCCATCACCATACCCGTCATGTCACTAAGCCTCGCTGATGGAAATTTATTAAAAGCGGCCATTGGCAGCGGTGTTACCGAAGTTTCGCTCGACCGGAGAATACCTACCGCTACCGGCCCTCAATGCACGCCATGGGGAATAACACGCGTTGCTGGTGGTTTACCAGCCATTACCGGCAGACGGGCATGGATAATTGATTCAGGAATTGACCTTACGCATCCGGACCTGAATGTTAGTACTACTTTCGGCGCTTATTTTATCGGGACAAGCACGAACGACCAGAATGGCCATGGCACACACGTTGCCGGCATCATTGGTGCAAAAGATAACGGGTTTGGTGTAATTGGAGTCGCTGCCGGTGTGGAAGTAGTGCCTGTAAGAGTATTTCCTGCATCAGGTGGAAGCGCATACTCGGTCATCATCGCCGGAGTCAACTATGCCGCAGCACATGCGGGGCCCAATGATGTTGTTAATATGAGTTTGGGAGGTGATCCAAGCTTTGCGATTGAAGATGCCGTCCGGAATTTATCTGATATCTGCAAGGTTGTACTTGCGGCAGGAAATGACGCGAAAAATGCAAATTTCACCAGTCCGGCACGCGTTAACAAAGCCAATATCTATACCGTTTCCGCCATGGATATTAATGGCACACTTGCAAGTTTTTCCAACTTTGGCAACAGTCCCGTGGATTTCAGCGCACCGGGCGTGAACGTGGCTTCATGCTTTCTTAATGGTACGTATGCCTATCTGAGCGGAACTTCAATGGCAACTCCTCATGTAACGGGAATATTATTGCTCGGCTCAATTTGCGGTACAACCAGAGTTACCGGTGACCCTGACGGCAAGCCGGACCTGATCGCAAAAGTATATGACGCGGCAGACGATGTGGATAAGGATGGCGATACTTTTTCTGCCTGTTCGGGCGATCCCGATGATTTTGATGCAACTGTTTATCCTGGTGCTGCGGAAATATGCGATGGCAAAGATAACAATGACGACGGACAGATTGATGAGGGAACGGTATGCTGTCCCGAAGGCAATTCAGGTACACTTTACGTGAACGCCGGAGCAACCGGCAGCAATACCGGGACTTCGTGGACAAATGCTTTTACCACGCTGCAATCTGCAATTTCCGCAGCTAAATATTGCGGTCAGATCACACAGATATGGGTGGCCAAAGGATCGTATTATCCTGCCACTGATGCGCTTGACAATACGAATCCCGTTGACCAGCGCACCAAAACGTTTCAGATGAAAAATAATCTGGCTATTTATGGTGGTTTCGACGGAACTGAGGAACCTGGTTATAATCTGGCCCTTAGAAATTTTGTAACCAACGAAACCGTATTAAGTGGTGACATCCAACAGGATGATGATTTTAGTAATAATGTTTACAACGTAGTGTTGAATTTACCATCATCAGGTGAAAGTATCAACGCCAGTGCAGTTCTGGATGGTTTTGTTATTCTGGGAGGTTATGCCGATAAACTGGTTAATGATGAACTTTCTTTTCCATCTGCTTATGGCGGGGGAATATTCAACTTCGGATCGGATGCAACGATAACAAATTGTATTTTTTATTCAAACATCGCCTATTTAGGAGGAGCAGTTGAAAATCAGTCATCAAATACTGAACTAAAAAATTGCTGGTTTTTAGGAAACTACGCATTACTTTACGGAGGAGGAATGGAAAACCAGAGTTCATCTCCCAGGTTGATCAACTGTTCCTTCCTTCAGAATGGCGCCGAATATGGCGCTGGTATGATTAACGGCGGCTTATCCGGTCCAACGCTGATCAATTGTTCGTTCTCCGGTAATGGGCCCAATTCCGCCGGAGGCGCGATGTATAATTATGCCTCCTCTACCCCTATTATCAGAAACAGCATATTATGGGGCAATATTCAGGAGATCGTAAGCGAAGCAGGAAGCGACGCCATTGTATATTACAGTATTGTTGAGGGTGGCTGGTCAGGCCCGGGTTCCGACAACTCCAGTGTTGATCCCCGGTTTGTCAGCCAGCCGGTAGAAGGCAGCAGTGATATCGGCGATATTTCCCTCTTGGCCTGCTCCCCGGCTATCAATGCAGGTGATCCCTCTACCCCTTCGCAAATTGCAGGCAACCTGGATCTTGCAGGTAATAACCGTTTTTTTGGTGGCGGGATAGATATCGGAGCTTATGAATTTCAGGGAGCACCATTCCAGGTTAGCATTGCCGCAGATCCCGGCCTGAATATCAATACAGGTGGCAGTACAACACTTACTGCGTCAGGTGCGGACGCATATTTATGGTCTACTATGCAGACAACTGCTGCAATTACAGTTACTCCTGCCGAGGCAACGGAATATTCCGTGACAGGTGTGTCGGGTACTTGCTCTATGGTGGTAACTGCCACTGTTTCAGTAGGGCCACTCCCGGTTTCCCTGATCAGTTTTTCAGCAAAAAAACAATTAAATGGCTCGGTAAAAATAGACTGGGTTACGGCTAATGAAGTTGATAACGCTCATTTTATACTGGAAAGAAGCAAGGATCTCAAAAACATAGAATCCATCGCGAAAGTAAACCCTGATGCAAATGCGGCAGCAACGCATTCCTACAATTATACAGATGAACTGCCTTATCAGGGAACAAGTTATTACAGGTTGAAACAGGTGGATCTCAACGGGCATACAACGGGTTACACCTGGGTATCCATTGTCATTGACCGGACCTACGCGGTTTTCCCAAATCCTGTGAAAAATGATCAGTTTCAACTGAGCCTGGATGAGCCGGAAAATGCGGTTCTTAAATTTTACAGTGTTGACGGACATGTGGCTCCCCTGCAGATTATAAGACGCGAAGCAGGACTCATGGAGTTGAAATTGCAAAAAAAATCACCCCCGGGAGTTTATTTACTAAAGGTCGAAGAACGTGGAATAATCCGCAATTACCGGCTTGTTGTAGAGTAG
- a CDS encoding DUF6644 family protein codes for MPEYLSWLESSSWAVYIRQSLWLYPVLEIVHILGIVILVGAAFLFDLRLLGVSANLPVTGLAGHLLPWSQRGLVFIIPSGILLFITNAESLGADPVFWLKMSLLIVAALNVFVFHRFFFKDFKAVKLTGELPFFTKISAVISIIIWIAIIACGRLLAY; via the coding sequence GTGCCGGAGTATCTTAGCTGGCTCGAAAGTTCTTCCTGGGCTGTCTATATCCGGCAGTCGTTATGGCTATACCCGGTTTTGGAAATTGTTCATATTCTGGGTATAGTCATTCTGGTTGGTGCCGCATTTTTGTTTGATCTGCGTTTGCTTGGGGTTTCCGCAAATTTGCCGGTGACTGGATTAGCAGGCCATTTGTTGCCCTGGTCGCAAAGAGGTTTGGTGTTTATTATCCCATCAGGAATATTGCTGTTCATTACCAATGCTGAATCGCTTGGGGCTGATCCTGTTTTCTGGCTCAAAATGAGCTTATTAATTGTTGCCGCATTGAATGTTTTTGTCTTTCACCGCTTTTTCTTTAAAGATTTTAAAGCCGTAAAATTGACCGGAGAGCTTCCTTTTTTTACTAAAATATCTGCCGTAATTTCCATTATCATATGGATTGCCATTATAGCCTGTGGCCGGTTACTGGCATATTGA